In one window of Streptomyces roseofulvus DNA:
- the soxR gene encoding redox-sensitive transcriptional activator SoxR has protein sequence MPQIPEKIHELTVGQLSARSGAAVSALHFYESKGLIVSRRTAGNQRRYGRDALRRVAFIRAAQRVGIPLATIRDALSELPEERTPTREDWSRLSATWRAELDDRIKQLGRLRDHLTDCIGCGCLSLETCVLSNPDDVFGERMAGSRLLPLRREPEGD, from the coding sequence GTGCCGCAGATTCCCGAGAAGATCCACGAGCTCACCGTCGGCCAGCTCTCCGCCCGCAGCGGGGCCGCCGTCTCCGCCCTTCACTTCTACGAGTCCAAGGGGCTCATCGTCAGCCGGCGCACCGCCGGCAACCAGCGCCGTTACGGGCGCGACGCGCTGCGCCGGGTCGCCTTCATCCGCGCCGCCCAGCGCGTCGGCATCCCGCTCGCCACGATCCGCGACGCCCTCTCCGAGCTGCCGGAGGAGCGCACGCCGACCCGCGAGGACTGGTCCCGGCTCTCCGCCACCTGGCGGGCCGAACTCGACGACCGCATCAAGCAGCTCGGCCGGCTCCGCGACCACCTGACGGACTGCATCGGCTGCGGCTGCCTCTCCCTGGAGACCTGTGTCCTCTCCAACCCCGACGACGTCTTCGGCGAGCGCATGGCCGGCTCCCGGCTGCTGCCGCTGCGCCGCGAGCCCGAGGGCGATTAG